ACTCTTTTAATGTATGGCTGCTTCTAAGCCAACATCCTGGTTGTCTACGCAATTTCACATCGTTTTCCACTTAAACGTACTTTGGGACCTTAGCTGTAGGTCTGGGCTGTTTCCCTTTCGACTATGAAACTTATCTCACACAGTCTGACTCCCGTGCATGATTATTCGGCATTCAGAGTTTGATAGGCTTCGGTAATCTCTCGACCCCTAGGCCATTCAGTGCTTTACCTCCGATAATCTTGATCACGAGGCTAGTCCTAAAACTATTTCGGGGAGAACCAGCTATATCCGGGTTCGATTGGAATTTCTCCGCTATCCACACCTCATCCCCTACCATTTCAACGGGAGTGGGTTCGGACCTCCATGAGGTTTTACCCTCACTTCATCCTGGACATGGATAGGTCACCCGGTTTCGGGTCTATTGCATGCAACTGAACGTGCTGTTAACACTCGCTCTCACTTCGGCTCCGTAGCTGAACTACTTAACCTCGCTGCATACAATAACTCGCCGGACCATTCTACAATAGGTACCTTATCACACTTTGACGTGCTCTAAGTGCTTGTAAGCACAGGGTTTCAGGTTCTCTTTCACTCCCCTCCCGGGTGCTTTTCACCTTTCCTTCACAGTACTTTTCGCTATCGGTCATCAGGTAGTATTTAGGCTTGGAGGATGGTCCCCCCATCTTCCCACGGGATTTCACGTGCCCCGCGGTACTTTGGATACTGCTCGTCAACTTTCGTTTTCACCTACAGGATTCTCACCTTCTTTGATCAGCCTTCCCATGCTGTTCGGTTAACAATCATTGTACTAAATGCAGTCCTAAACCCCGAAAGGATTGCTCCTCTCGGTTTAGCCTCTTCCGCTTTCGCTCGCCACTACTCACAGAATCTCGGTTGATTTCTTTTCCTCGCCCTACTTAGATGTTTCAGTTCGGGCGGTTCCCCTCATATACCTATTTATTCAGTATATGATACATGGACTTGACTCCATGTGGATTGCTCCATTCGGACATCTACGGATCATATCGTGCTTGCCAATCCCCGTAGCTTTTCGCAGCTTACCACGTCCTTCTTCGGCTCCTGATGCCAAGGCATCCTCCCTGCGCTCTTATTAGCTTAACCTATTCAAGAATTATGTCTTGTTTTTCAACAGAAGAATTGTTTGAAATTGTATTTTACCCATTAAATTTCTTTAATTGGATATCTTTAATTTCCTCTTTGTTGTTTCGTTATTCAATTTTCAAAGAACATCTCTCACTCTCCGACATTTCAAGTCCTTGAGTGTTATTTGGTGGAGATGAGGAGAATCGAACTCCTGACCCCCTGCTTGCAAGGCAGGTGCTCTCCCAGCTGAGCTACACCCCCAAATATCTATTAAACAAATCCATTTAAATGGTGGGCACAAATGGACTCGAACCATCGACCTCACGCTTATCAGGCGTGCGCTCTAACCACCTGAGCTATGCGCCCATTTATTAAATTGAAGGATTTTTGGTGGGCACAAATGGACTCGAACCATCGACCTCACGCTTATCAGGCGTGCGCTCTAACCACCTGAGCTATGCGCCCGTTTTTAAGTTCCTTCAAAATTGAACAATACAGATTTAAGAACTTGTGAGTAAGTTCTTCTTACGAACGATGTTCGCATCGCTCTTTTTCTTCCTTAGAAAGGAGGTGATCCAGCCGCACCTTCCGATACGGCTACCTTGTTACGACTTAACCCTAATCATCAACCCCACCTTCGGCGGCGTCCTCCTTGCGGTTAGACTACCGACTTCGGGTGTTGCCAACTCTCATGGTTTGACGGGCGGTGTGTACAAGGCCCGGGAACGTATTCACCGTAGTATGCTGACCTACGATTACTAGCAATTCCGACTTCATGTAGGCGAGTTGCAGCCTACAATCCGAACTGAGACGTTTTTTGGAGATTTGCTCTGCCTCGCGGCTTTGCTTCTCTTTGTTAAACGCCATTGTAGTACGTGTGTAGCCCAGGTCATAAAGGGCATGATGATTTGACGTCATCCCCACCTTCCTCCGTTTTGTCAACGGCAGTCTCATTAGAGTGCTCTTGCGTAGCAACTAATGATAAGGGTTGCGCTCGTTGCGGGACTTAACCCAACATCTCACGACACGAGCTGACGACAACCATGCACCACCTGTCTTTGTGTCCCCGAAGGGAAGGCCTAATCTCTTAGGCGGTCACTCGATGTCAAGACCTGGTAAGGTTCTTCGCGTTGCGTCGAATTAAACCACATACTCCACTGCTTGTGCGGGCCCCCGTCAATTCCTTTGAGTTTCAACCTTGCGGTCGTACTCCCCAGGTGGATTACTTATTGTGTTTACTCCGGCACGGAAGGGGTCAATCCCCCCACACCTAGTAATCATCGTTTACGGCGTGGACTACCAGGGTATCTAATCCTGTTTGCTCCCCACGCTTTCGAGCCTCAGCGTCAGTAAAAGCCCAGCAAGCCGCCTTCGCCACTGGTGTTCCTCCTAATATCTACGCATTTCACCGCTACACTAGGAATTCCGCTTGCCTCTACTTCACTCAAGAATGTCAGTTTCAAAAGCAGGTTACGAGTTGAGCCCGTAATTTTCACTTCTGACTTGATATCCCGCCTACACTCCCTTTACACCCAGTAATTCCGGACAACGCTTGCCACCTACGTATTACCGCGGCTGCTGGCACGTAGTTAGCCGTGGCTTTCTAAACGGATACCATCATTTTTTTCTCCGTCAACAGAGGTTTACAATCCGAAAACCTTCTTCCCTCACGCGGCGTCGCTGGATCAGGGTTGCCCCCATTGTCCAATATCCCCCACTGCTGCCTCCCGTAGGAGTCTGGGCCGTGTCTCAGTCCCAATGTGGCCGTTCAACCTCTCAGTCCGGCTACTGATCGTCGACTTGGTGGGCCGTTACCCCGCCAACTATCTAATCAGACGCGAGCCCATCTCTAAGCGATAAAATCTTTGGTATCAGGAAGATGCCATCCCGATACGTTATGCGGTATTAGCAGTCGTTTCCAACTGTTGTCCCCCTCTTAGAGCCAGGTTGCTCACGTGTTACTCACCCGTCCGCCACTGTTCCGAGGAGCAAGCTCCTCTTCACCGTTCGACTTGCATGTGTTAGGCGCGCCGCCAGCGTTCGTCCTGAGCCAGGATCAAACTCTTTGTTAAATGGTATATTCAAGCTTTCGCTTTAAATATCAAAGTTTGATTGCTCTGCTGAACGCTAACTTGCTATCTATTAGCACGTTATTTTGTGTTCATCCAGAATTTCTTGTTATTCTCTTAAGAATCTCAAGGTAATGTTTTTAATTCTGTACTGTTCAATTTTCAAGGAACTTTGTGCCGCTCTTGCGACAGCTTATTTATTATATCACATTCATTCGAGTTTGTCAAGCACTTTTTTTGAAATTTTTTAAATTTCTTTTTTCAGAGTTTTGAACTTTTTACCGGTCGGTCACCGTGCTTCCGCCGTTTCTTCCTTCCGTTTTTTCGGTCCATCTCCGTACCCTTGACTGCCATCTTTCTCACTGTTCAAGCGGTTTCAGACTATCTCAAGTACCCTCTGTTTTTGTGCCCTCTCGTTTGAGTGCTTGTCTATTATATCACGGAAAACGACATTTGTCAACGTTTTTTTCAAAGTAATTTTACATAAAACTTACTCGTCAATTCACGCTTTTAAAGGCACTTTATACAATCAGCCGTAAAAAGTTGTCTATAAATTCTATTTACTGCATTTTTCTGCTATTTAATGTATTTTATCAGCTTTTTACCGTCGTCTTTTTCGGATACCTTCCGGTAAGGATTCTCTCCCTTATGTATACCAGTGTATCCTCCTCGCCGTATCTTTTCAGCATTATCAGCATTTTTCCAAGAAGCTCCATAGTTTCCGGGTGCATCATATAGTGTTTTCTGTTCTTATTGAAATATTCAAACGGCATGCTGTCTTTATAATTCTCTTTATAATATGTCTTACAAGCCGCCACCCTGTCGCAGAACATCTCAACAACATACTTTACAGGCATCTTCGTTCCCTGCATCGCAGAACCCGGCTCCTGTCCGTAATCTATCCAGTATTCAAAGTGATGCCTGTTCCTTCCCTTATGGTGAAGCCACGCCTCGCTTTTTCCCGTCGCACGTCTTTCCGTAGTGTTCGGACTTTTATCCCCCGTGTAAAATACCACTCCGCTTATAAATTCCTTCGGCGAGTATTTTGACAGATCGTGCATAAGCCCTTGCTTATAAAGACCGACCTTGAAGCACAGCCTCATTACTTCCATCTTGTGATGATTGATAGTGCTTAAATGCCCCTTGAAGTTTTCCTTAATGTCCATGCTTATCCTTCTTTCGTTCTTTCGAGATACTATCTGAAGTTATCGATATATCTTGTTTTAAAGCTGACGCTTGTTATTTCTTTGTATGGAATTTTGGTTTCTTCCTGCCATTTTCCGTCTGCGTCAAACTCTCTCATCGTCAGTTTATTCTTCCCCGCTTTTATGATTATTCCTATATGGAATTTCCCCTCGTTTTCATTCTCGACTATTCCCCATTCACCGCACTCTCTGAGCGAATTGAATATGCTCTGCCACGAGCTTATATCAATTTTGGGATCTTTGATCTGCCCTGCAACCCCGTTCAGTCTGTTTATCTCTTCACATACATCATTCTTGATCTCTGCTTTTTGCAGTTCGCCAATTTTACGGATTGTATACCCGTTAAGTTCAAAGTCGTTTTCTTCCTGTCCGAGTACAAATCTGTCGTTGAAATCATTGATATAGTAATACCAATAGCTTTTGTCATATTCGTAAAAGCACCTGCATATATGGTGCTTTTCTACGCACTCCCTCAGCACCGACATTTTCTTACTGCGTTTCATATTTTCCCTCACAAAAAAGCAACTGCCGCATATATAACACGGCAGTTTCATATTCATAAAAGCCGTCAGCCTTATTCTATCACAGCTGACCTTTAATTTCAAGTCCGAAAGTCATTATCGTTGTTCCGTCAATTGTTACACGCTCATCTTCTCTTCCTCTTTTTCATCGCATTCTTTATTCTCCGCCGCTTTATCCGGCTTTTTATCAGGCTCTTCACCGCCGTGCTTATCCTTTTTCTTCTTTTCTTCTATATGCGACTGGTCGCTGACAACAAGAATATCACCCTGCTTTATTACAGTGCTTCCGTTAGGTACGACCATATCGCCGTTTCTCTTTATCATTATAATAAGAAGCGTAGTCGGCAGATCAAGCTCCTTTATAGTCTTTCCCTTCCATAAATGCTTTGGCCCTATCTCATATTCCTTGAGCAATATATTTCCGCTGTCCCTGTATGACGGAATGCTGAGTATAACATCATCTCCGGCATTTATCACCGTATCGCCTTTCGGCACGATAGTGCTGTCACCGTGTTTTATCATTAGCACAAGCGAATCGTCCGGGAAATCTATCTCGCTTATCTTGTGTCCGTTCCAGGTGTGAGTATCCGATACGAATATACGCATCATATTGAACTGCGGAGTTTCGTCCTGATAGTCATTGAACGTCTTTAATACACTGCTTTCGTTATCAATAAGCTTAAGCCCCGTTGCGACCTTCGGCAGTAACGTTCCCTGAAATGCAACGGAAATAAGGCAGACGCACACTACTATATTGAACAGATTGCTGTCCGTGTACACATCGCTCACCGTAGCCATTATTGCGAAAACGATGGACGATGCACCTCTCAGACCCGACCACGCTATAAACAGCCTGTCAGCCCATGTATACCCCTTTGAGCATATTGCAAACACCGCAGCAGGACGTGATATAAAGGTCATCACCGCAAATATTGCAAGTGCCGGAAGTATTATTCCCGGAAGCTGTGAAGGATTCGACAGCAATCCCAGCAGGAAGAACAGCATTATCTGGCTCAGCCCCGTTATTCCGTCGAAAAAATGTACAAGCTGCGCCTTATTCTCGCCTATGTTGCTGTTACCGATGATGATACCCGCTATGTATACGCTGAGGTATCCGTTGCCGCCGAGCAGTATAGGTGCGGAATATGCCGCAAATATCATCGCCATCATGAAAATTATGTCAAAGCTGTTTTTCGACAGCTTCACCTTTTTCATTACAAACACTGCGGCAAGTCCCATTGCAAAGCCGAACGCAACACCGAGGACTATCTGCAGCACCGCAAGAAGACCAAGCTGTGAAATATCATCACCTGCCATTATCGCAAGTGCAATGACCGTCAGCATATAAGAAAACGGGTCGTTAGAACCGCTCTCGATTTCCAGCAGTGAAGCCAGACCGCCACGCAGGTTTAACTGCTTTGAACGAAGTATCGAGAACACCGATGCCGCATCGGTAGACGAAATAACCGCACCGATAAGAAAGCTCTCTTTTATATCAAATCCTATCAGGAAATGACAGCCTGCCGTAGTAATAAGCGCCGTAACTATCGTACCGAGCGAGGATAAAAGTCCCGCACGCAAAGCAACAGGTTTTGCCGCTTTCCAGTTGGCAGAAAAACCGCCGCAGAACATTATAAATATAAGACATACCGTACACACCTGCTCGCTGAGCTGATAGTTGTCAAACGGTATCTTCAGAATACCGTCCGAGCCGCATATCATACCAAGTGCCAGAAATATAAGCAGGCTCGGTACGCCTATCCTTGCCGACAGCTTATTGCCTACAATGCAGACAATGATGATTGCCGAAAAAAAGAGCATTACAAATTCCATCGTTCACCGTTCCTTCTGTTCAAATATTTTCTCTGTTTAACTGTTTTAAAAAAATAAGCTGCCAATGTGATTTGAAAGTCACCATTGACAGCCGATTTTTTACTATTCTTAAAGGCGTCAGCCGCTGAATGCGACGTCTTTATTTGCCTGCAAGCTTAGCGATTATTTCAGCCGCCTCATCAATACCGCAGGTAGCCGTATTGATGCACAGATCGTAATTCAGCGATTCGCCCCAGTTACGTTCCGTATAATACTTGTAGTGTCTGCGCCTTGCCTTATCCTTCTGTCTGATAATCGAAAGCGCCTCGTCCTTGCTTATATTGTCATGCTCGCAGATACGTCCGCATCTGAAATCATCCGTAGAATGCACGAAAACATCAAATGTACTGTACTGCTCCCTCAGCACATAGTCCGCACAGCGACCGACTATAACGCACTGACCTTTATCCGCAAGAGCCTTGATAACTCTGCACTCCGCCGAGAAAAGCTGGTCGGTAAGCGGCTGTGTATACATACCGTTTATCGCAAGATTGTAAAGAAAACTGGTCGTTGTTGTCTGCTCCGCACGTTCTATGTATTTGGGATCAAATCCGCTTTCCTTTGCGGTAACATCAATTATCGTCCTGTCGTAATACGGGATTGAAAGTGCTTTTGCGACCTTTCTGCCGATCTCGCTTCCTCCGCTTCCGTACTGTCTTGAAATAGTGATTATTTTTCCCATAATCATTCCTCCGTTTGTGCTTTATTCTTATGCCTGCTGTACCTGTGCCGAGGATTTATCCTGTTTGTCATACATTTTCGATATGACATTCTTATAGATCCTGCGCATAAGGAGTATCGCAACAATAAGTCCTAACAAATCGCTTACAGGGAGCGACCACCATATGCAGTCAACCCCTCCGATAATGCCGAACAGCCACGCAAAAGGCAGTGTCGGCACAATAAGCCTTACTATAAATACTATCATACTGTAAAAGTCGTTTCCGAGCGCCTGGAAGCCCGAGCTTAACACTATCGACACTCCGGCAAATACAAACGATACGCTGAATATTCTGAGCGCCGTTTCACCGAGCCTTATCATATCGTCCGTCGGAGCGAACATTCCCAGTAACTGCACCGGTATAAGCTGGAACAGCAGCAGTCCGACTATCATTATCGCAACCGAGCAGATAACACCGAGCTTCAGCGTATCCGTTATACGCTTCGGCTTTCCTGCCCCGTAGTTATAGGCTATGATAGGAACTATTCCGTTATTCATACCGAACACAGGCATATACACGAAGCTCTGCAGCTTGAAGTATACGCCGAATACCGTAGCCGCCGCAGGCTCATACGCTTTCAGTATTATATTCATACCGAACGTCAGCACCGAAACCAGCGCACTCATTATAATAGAAGGTATTCCGACGGCATATATCGTCTTTATCGTACCAAGATTCAGTCTGAATTTTCTGAATACAAGCCTTAATTCTTTATTGTGAAAGTGGTGCAGTAAAAATCCTACCGCCGCCGCTATTATCTGACCTGTTACAGTGGCGATTGCCGCACCCGTAACGCCCATTGCGGGTATTCCGAGAAAATCAACACCGAAAATAAACACAGGATCAAGCACTATGTTTATAACCGCACCGAGTATCTGCGACACCATCGAAAGCAGTGTCTTGCCTGTCGCCTGCAATATACGCTCGCCGTATATCTGGAAGAATAATCCGAGCGAGCCGCAGCATACGATTGACAGATATTCAACACCGTATCCCGCTATGATTTCAGAATGTGTCTGTATCGAAAAAAATGCAGGTATCGCCGTAAGCCCTACTATTAAAAATATAACATAGTTCAAAGCGGTAAGAATAAGCGCATGAGTTGCCGCAAGACCTGCCTCATAAGGCTTCTTCTGTCCGAGATAGCGTGATACAAGCGCATTCATACCAACGCCAAGCCCCGTCTGAAACGCTATCATAAGGCTCTGCATCGGAAACGCCATACCT
This window of the [Eubacterium] siraeum genome carries:
- a CDS encoding DUF5662 family protein, whose translation is MDIKENFKGHLSTINHHKMEVMRLCFKVGLYKQGLMHDLSKYSPKEFISGVVFYTGDKSPNTTERRATGKSEAWLHHKGRNRHHFEYWIDYGQEPGSAMQGTKMPVKYVVEMFCDRVAACKTYYKENYKDSMPFEYFNKNRKHYMMHPETMELLGKMLIMLKRYGEEDTLVYIRERILTGRYPKKTTVKS
- a CDS encoding cytidylate kinase-like family protein; this encodes MGKIITISRQYGSGGSEIGRKVAKALSIPYYDRTIIDVTAKESGFDPKYIERAEQTTTTSFLYNLAINGMYTQPLTDQLFSAECRVIKALADKGQCVIVGRCADYVLREQYSTFDVFVHSTDDFRCGRICEHDNISKDEALSIIRQKDKARRRHYKYYTERNWGESLNYDLCINTATCGIDEAAEIIAKLAGK
- a CDS encoding MATE family efflux transporter translates to MEQTKENKMGVMPVNKLLVTMSLPIVISMLIQAMYNLVDSVFVAQINPDALTAVGMAFPMQSLMIAFQTGLGVGMNALVSRYLGQKKPYEAGLAATHALILTALNYVIFLIVGLTAIPAFFSIQTHSEIIAGYGVEYLSIVCCGSLGLFFQIYGERILQATGKTLLSMVSQILGAVINIVLDPVFIFGVDFLGIPAMGVTGAAIATVTGQIIAAAVGFLLHHFHNKELRLVFRKFRLNLGTIKTIYAVGIPSIIMSALVSVLTFGMNIILKAYEPAAATVFGVYFKLQSFVYMPVFGMNNGIVPIIAYNYGAGKPKRITDTLKLGVICSVAIMIVGLLLFQLIPVQLLGMFAPTDDMIRLGETALRIFSVSFVFAGVSIVLSSGFQALGNDFYSMIVFIVRLIVPTLPFAWLFGIIGGVDCIWWSLPVSDLLGLIVAILLMRRIYKNVISKMYDKQDKSSAQVQQA
- a CDS encoding potassium/proton antiporter, whose translation is MEFVMLFFSAIIIVCIVGNKLSARIGVPSLLIFLALGMICGSDGILKIPFDNYQLSEQVCTVCLIFIMFCGGFSANWKAAKPVALRAGLLSSLGTIVTALITTAGCHFLIGFDIKESFLIGAVISSTDAASVFSILRSKQLNLRGGLASLLEIESGSNDPFSYMLTVIALAIMAGDDISQLGLLAVLQIVLGVAFGFAMGLAAVFVMKKVKLSKNSFDIIFMMAMIFAAYSAPILLGGNGYLSVYIAGIIIGNSNIGENKAQLVHFFDGITGLSQIMLFFLLGLLSNPSQLPGIILPALAIFAVMTFISRPAAVFAICSKGYTWADRLFIAWSGLRGASSIVFAIMATVSDVYTDSNLFNIVVCVCLISVAFQGTLLPKVATGLKLIDNESSVLKTFNDYQDETPQFNMMRIFVSDTHTWNGHKISEIDFPDDSLVLMIKHGDSTIVPKGDTVINAGDDVILSIPSYRDSGNILLKEYEIGPKHLWKGKTIKELDLPTTLLIIMIKRNGDMVVPNGSTVIKQGDILVVSDQSHIEEKKKKDKHGGEEPDKKPDKAAENKECDEKEEEKMSV